The genomic stretch GACGAGTTTTTCTCTCGGCTAACCAAGGAGTCCATTGACATGCGCCTCAGTGCCGGCAATGACAACACCCGCACAGACTATCTCTCTcatctgctgcagctgcgcgAACAGAAGCAGGCCTCCCACGATGATCTGGTGGGGCATGCGCTGACCGTGATGCTAGACGGCTACGACACCACTGGAACGGCTCTCCTCCACGCCCTGTACTATGTGGGTGAGGCCAACACAACGATTCGAGTCCTATGCCATTGACTTTCGCCTCCTTTCAGCTGGCTGAGAACCCGGCAGCCCAGCAGAAGCTGCGCATGGAAATCCTCCAGAGCCTCGACGCCGACAAGAGTCTCGGCTTCGAGAAGCTGTGTGCCCTGCCCTACCTGGAGCAGGTGGTCTATGGTATGTGCTccctgcctctccctctctttgtaATTGTATTTATCTGGATCGTCTGCAGAATCTCTGCGGCTTAGCAGCCTCATTCCGCAGTACACCAAGGTCTGCACGAATGCCACCCAAATTCAGCTCAACGAATCAAAGACACTCGAAGTGGAGGAGGGCATGACCGTCATGATACCCAACTATCAGTTCCACCACGATAGAAAGTACTTCCCCGATCCGGAGACGTTCAAGCCGGAACGATTCGATGATGCCGCTCATCTCGAGCTGATCCGCAAAGGTGTCTTTCTCCCCTTCAGCGATGGACCTCGCATTTGCATGGGTATGCTCTCAGGGGGGCCTCACAATGCCTCTATCTCATGTCCCCTATCTCCTGTAGGCATGCGCTTGGCTCTGCTGACTCTCAAGTCCGCCCTGATCCACATTCTCAGCGATTTTCAGGTGGTGCGCGGCAAGAAGAGACTCGTCCCCAATGGCGATGCTGGCTTCGGCGTGGTGCTCCAGGGGAATGTTCATCTGGAGTATAGACGCTTTGTTAGATAgatttttatgtttaaatataCTTTACAATCGTTCTATATATTCTATCTATTTAGGGCCTTAAATCGTACCTTATAGCCCATCATAATCCCTAGAAAATGTTTGGTAACTTCCAATAAACCATGGGCTATCGATGCAGTGAAGATAGATACTATTTCCGTACCCTACCTTACATTTCTTATATAGAACACACTCCTACTTATCGTCAGACTCCAAGAGATAGTGCTATCAGTATCTGGCCTATAAAGTTGTAAAATATAGCACTTTTAATACAAATTACGCCAGTAATGGCTGCGAGTACGTCAGATTACCGATTATTCCGATTTTTTTCCATTAGAGATACGCCGGATGACGCTGTGGTCGGCGTTATCTgggcaacaaacaaacagtttCCATTCGTTCTCCGTGGGGATCTGTTCAGCATGTGGACGACGGTCGGTCTGCTCTTGGGCGCTGTTCATGTGGCCTTTGCCGCGGTCTATTTCTACTTGACCTGGCACCACAAGTACTGGCAGAAGCGGGGCGTGCTCACAGCCGAGCCGCTGACCATCCTGGGCACCTATCCGGGTGTTCTGGCCGACAAGAGCCGCAGTCTCATACTCGACGTCCAGGAGGTGTACAAGTGAGTGGAGACGAGTCCTGCGCCACCCGTTTCTAATGGGCTTTACCTCGCACAGCAAGTACAAAGACCAGCACCGAGCGGTGGGCACTTTCCTCACCCGCCAGCCCCAATTGCTGGTGCTGGACCCGGCCCTGGCCCACGAGGTCCTGGTGGATAAGTTCAGCCACTTCCGGGACACCGTAACCAGCAGCTTTGTGGGCCACAATCCCGACGATAGGTTCGTGCAGGTATCGCCCTTCTTCAGCGCCGGCGATGACTGGAAGCGACGGCGCACTGAGAGCGGGGGCGGAATCACTCCCAATAAACTGAAGATGGCCTTTACGATCTGGGAGCAGAGTGGGAAGAAGCTGTTGGAGTACATCGAGCGGGTGCGACAAGAGAGGGGCGACATCATCGAGACCAGAGACGTGAGTTATCAGCACCGGATTTCCAGATCCAAAGACTGATCTCTGCTGGTTTTAGCTCGCCTATCGCTTTACGGCCAACACGATGGCCGACTTTATTTGGGGCATAGACGCGGGCACCCTGACCGGCGCCGTGGGAGAGACGAGTCCCTTCCAGAAGACCTCCACGGACTGGACCATCAACGCCTTTAAGTCGATCATCAGGTTCAACAAGTCCCTGGTGGCCCCGTTCCTGCGCAAGGTCCTGCAGATGCGGTTCTTCACCAAGACGGCCGAACAGTTCTATCTGCAGCTCACCCGCGATGCTCTCCGGCTGCGCCACAGCGGCAGTGGCTCGGACCGCACGGACTACCTGTCGCACCtgatccagctccagcagcggGGCATCACCCTCACGGACGCCGTGGGTCACGCCCTGACCGTGCTCTTGGACGGCTACGAGACCTCCGCCGCCGTGCTCTATCACATGCTCTACACGGTAGCTACAATTTCACAATTTCCCATCGAAACCCCCCCACTAAAACGTCACCGAATCTTATCAGCTGAGCGAGCACCCCGAAGAGCAGGAAAAATTACGCTCGGAACTTGCGGAGGCGCTGGCCGCCGACGAGCACCTCAGCTACGAGCAGCTGAACGCCCTGCCCTATCTGGATCAGTGCTTGAATGGTACATATGCCCCATGCCCAACGACGAGTTGTCTCTGACTTTTCCTTTCAGAGTCTCTGCGCCTGACCACGCCCATTGGCTTCTTCATGAGGATCTGCACGAAGGCCACCCAACTGGATTTGGGCCAGGGCCAAGTGGCGGACATAGAGCCAGGCGCCAGTGTTATGATTCCCGCCTACCAGTTTCATCACGACGACGCCTTCTACCCGGAGGCAAGCCTCTTCCAGCCGGATCGCTTCGAGAATGGGGCGGCGAGTGTTCTGACCAAACGGGGCTGTTACCTGCCCTTTGGGGATGGTCCCCGCATTTGTCTAGGTGGGTATTGGACGGCATAAGATGGTCATACACTCCATTGAAGCCCTTAAAAGGGGTTCCTTATGGTATATTCTTGGTATATTCTTTGACAAGCGTTTCGTAACCATTGCAGGCATGCGTGTTGGCCAACTGAGCGTCAAAACGGCCATCCTGCACATCCTCTCGCAGTACCAGGTTGAGCAGACCACAAAGGTTCCCATGGATGCAGACACCGGCCTGGGTATATTCCTCAATGGCGATGTGCAGctgaaatatacaaaattgcaaaaataataaagaagaaaaaaagataCCCCCGCATTTGTGTCTCGGTGTTGCACAACACTGGCCAGATGTTGCCATATATTGCTCTATATTTTGTCGACAAATAGTAATTTGTATACGAGCAAGTGCATGTGCGctcgggtgtgtgtgtgtgtggggtggggggtggggggctttGGGGCCCAGCCGCGTCGAAATTTAATTTAGCGCAAACCGACCACAGACCTCGGCCCGTGCCACCCACTGTCCTATTCAGCCCTCGCCCTCAGAACTGAGCCTTTATACTGCATATTCCTTTCATATTGAGCGACCGCATGCAGTGGACGTCGACGAAGGACAGCGACGACACCGATCCCCAGCCACAATGCCACCGCCTGTGCCTGAGTATTGTGTTGCAGGCTCTCCCTCCCCGGCTATACCCTTTCCACCGAGTGCTATGCATTTTCTTGGGGCCGCAAATCGTAGGAGTAGATATGTTTTTCGCGGAAAAGGTATCCCGCATCCGTTGTGGGCcttgcatatatatttttgtacattttttatttgcatttttgtagcgcttctttttgttttttgccacAGAATTTCATTTGAGCTTGCAACATGGCGCATTTAAATGTGGCTCCATCTCCCTCGGACACCGAATGCATAAAGGTCGGCGGCTGCTTTGCTGTCGAAGAGGAAAGCGCCCTcccaggggggtgggggacgggggacgcTAAATTTATGGGGCTAAACAAATTGCGGATTAAATACGGGAAAAATTAAGTTTCGTTTCTGCAAccgcaaatatttgaattcaattttgaATGGCGCTGGGGCATGGGGTAAGCCGCGATCAAacaggagaaaaaaaaagacagaaaaaCAGTCGTAAAAAGTTAATGACTGACGCAGTTAGCGGTAAAGGAGGAGCACACTCGGAGGAGCATTTCCATGGTGAAGCAAAGCCAATGGCAAAGCCTTCATTTCATGTTGCAACAACACTCGAAGATaagcagtggcagcaggggAGCAAAAAGCGAGACATGCCCCAGGCAGAGGCGCAGCACCGGGTCACAGAGGGTGAGGCAAGGTTGGCTTCATGCTACGTTGGCTTTTATCCAATTTACCTGATAACCACAAATGAGCGTTAATGggcaaataaatagaaaaGTGCCAACTACGCCACTGCGACGCGTTAACTGAATGGAGACGGTGGAGCCGGTGGCGCCCAACTTGGGCTCCCATAACCATTTGTGTGCAGCCCTTGATGCCCTGTCGCGCATACTTTAGTGCACATACTAAACAAATTTAATGTGCTTACCCGTTTTGGGGTTTCGAGGGGGGGCGAAGGCTTCTAATTTGAGAGTCTCTGATGCAAAAATTGTAAATCCTCAAATCGGATTTTATGCTTTGCCGCAACCATTTTTGGGGATGAGCGTTTGCTAAGTGCAGATGCCGGTAGATGGGGGCCATAAATCGGTATGCCTAATCGATTGCCAAGGATATTCAGTTGAGGCTCCTACCAGCTCAAAGCCCAGGCTCGGTCTGCCCTTGGCCCGTCCCCACGCCCCGTCTCGGACACGTTTGACAAACCTGCACGCCCTGGCAAACAATGTGCCAAATTCGAAGCGGGCTCCGGGCTGGGGTCACGCCACTCGAGAGCCTGGCCAACATTGCGTCAACGTAACATTAATTTGTGCACGTTCCATTTGCCAGCGGCTGGCTCTGGACTGGCTGCTGGGTGCAACACTTTGGCCacaaacacagaaacaaacaCCAGTGCAAACACAGACGGAGACCcccagacacagagacacagagagacagagacacagagagagacactcGCAGAGGTAGACAAAATGGAGGCCAGCAAACGGGtaatggaattagcaacaatTTAACCATTAAACACATCATGTGCATTGGCATGTTGCACATTCAGTCGGTGGATTACCCTGTTCCTGCCttgcctccccccctcccccccccccccacccactggTGCCCCACAGCCGCCCCAACATCCGACCCCATTAAGCATTGTTTCGAGTTACAGTTCGGTggccccctccaccccccctcgGGCTGGTTCTGGCTGGTTAGCTCAGTTACAAGTCCCGCAGCTTCCAGCTCCCTCTGCCGTGTCCGGTCTGGATCCGGGCATCTCCCGCGGTTTATTGGCATTAAATCCGAGCCAGCGCCACGTTGCCATTTTGGCTTTATCCTGCTTAATAGACTTTCggttgcttttattgcattgcaATGCAAGGCCACTGATTGGGCCACCTCTCAAACGTGGCCattaattaaatggaaatttgcCCAAGCTTCGGCCATCAACTTTCGCCTTTGCCAGCTCCCAGGGATAGTGGACTGCGGCCAAGTATCTTCGGGCTTTATGGCAGGTACTTACTTCTACGTAAGCCAGAGACAAATCATTTCTGCTGACGCGGCCTAAACATACGGGCCAAATGGCAGCCGAGGCAAAGAACTGCCTTGAAGGTGGCTTCTAGGAGCCTATGTATTGGCCAAGGTTCTGCAAGGTTGACAAAGAACTAGTTCCAATCGTTGCCCAGCATCTCGTAGGGAATTTGTTCACACACATGACTGGGGGCCTACGGATGATCTGGGCTTAGGCCTGGCCAGGTAATTGTGCCGGAAAAATGGCCTCATTAGCACAACAAATGTGTGCTGTTTTCCCGGAGAAAGCCCGCCCAAAAGTAAACAACAAACGGCCCCATCCAATGGGGGGAGGGTGGAGGCTGCTCTCCGtcttaattaaaattgaaagtGCCCCCCAAAAAGTCAGCGAGGGGTGTCTAACATTTTCATaagcaaagcaaatgaaaattaagCGAATTCTAAATGAAAATAGACAGCAACTTTGGGGCTGCTTTTGTTAATTCTAAACGCTGGCCATTCATAAATCATTAATATGCTAAAATGACGGGTGAAGaggccccccacccccatatACACGCCCACTTGGGCAGCCACCGAGCCAGACAGAGCCACGGGTCTCCCTTTAGTCCCTTTGTTGCTGGATCCTGAATGTgtgtggggatggggatggggggacAGATACAAACTTAAAGAATTATAACTTTGGGGCTTTTGGGCGCACAATGACcacaaaagtaaataaaatgcCAGCCCGCAAGCCGGGAAGGGAAACTGCACAAAAAATAGCCAACAAGAGACaagttttaaatataatttcagCTTTTGTGCTAGTGGAACACGATATGGAGACCAGACcggaaaaaaaacccaaaccctaacaaaaaagcaaagaaaaacagaaataagGGAAATGTCTCTGCGGACTGGCCGATAAGTTACTCGAAGAACAGAGCCGGCCATGCCCCCTCCGGGCCCTGTCAATATTTGTTTCGCAATCAGCAAATACATACGTGTGCAGTCGGGCTTAGGGCAGAGCCAATGCGAGAATAAATGAAGTTTTGCCGGTCAGCAGAGGAAACGGAAATTGGCAACAAACACTAAGCACACAAGAGGGAACCAATGCCAAAAAACTGAAGCCGGTCAATTAGAAAAGTGTGGGCGGGGAGTCCCCCACCTTTTCTCAGCTTTAGATCAGCTGTTTATGGTTGAaagatatttattttgatgCCCTTTAGGTCCCTCTGGACACGCCTGAGGACTGTCATGAGCAGTGACAAACGTCATGACTTTTGCTTGACTTTTTCCGCGCTGCCATTGGGTGCCCTTGGTTCCCAATACTCCAATACTTATTCGTTGTAGACTTTTAATGCTTAGAGGACATGACAAAGTACTGGATCAACCCGTTTCCAAGTTCGGGACACGAATCCCTCCACCCTGTTCTTGCTGTCCCTTCGGTACACTTCTGACTATGGCTCTGTGTTTTGCAAAACACTCGGTTTTCATTTCAAGGCGCTCTCCTTTTCGTGCCCTCGATATTTGGTGTAACAGTGATTATTTTCCGATAATTTATCGATAACCAAATCGGACAAAACGCTCGATAGACAACGATCTCTCTCAGCTTTTGCTAGATTTTGTCCTGAAAGAGGGGAAAACATAGAAGGTTTATCCCCTTTGATTCGAAGTTTGTAATATGTTAGCTGTTTCCAGAAGGAAGGGTTTCTAAACCACATCCATAAACGTCTGTCCATCCCGTGTCGTGACGCCTAGGAGTCAGAGCAAGCTGCTATACAGAGACACACCTGGAATAAGGCTCATTGGTCTTATATTTGATTTACAATTTAGATAATAGAATGGAATAGTATGGGCGCCCCTTAAATCGCAACGCCAGGACTGGTTGTTTCCTGTCTCCTCGGCCTTATCATCATCTGAGCGCCTTTCAGCGAGTAGTTGTGACCCTTAAACGTAGCCCAGAGGATGCCCTTTCCATAGGAGTTATCGCCATAATTTCCAGCCAGATGGCTAAGCAAAGAGATCGGTGAAAGCCCTTCTTTTGGAAGCTACTTATGTAAGTGTTTTTACCTGTCATGACACGAATTGTACCACCAAGCACTGGAGTAAGTGACTGCACAGTTGTCCCCATGTCGATCATTATCGCGATCCCGTGTGGTAAACTTCTGGCCCAGATGTAAGGCGAGAGCATCGCCGGCATTCCCCGAGGTAAGGCCCAGCGATTCCAGGGTATATGCCTCTTTCTCTGATCCGATTCGGAAGTTGTCGTACATCTGGTATCGCCGCTCTGCCCCGTGGTCCTCCAAGAGCACGAGTAGTTCCTGGGCCTCAGCTGAGGTCATGGCGTGCAGTTTGTCGAGGCCCAGGAAGAACTCATTTTGCAACTTGCCAAAGCCGTGCTTGTAGTCAATCCAATCCCGGTTGAAGTCCTCGCTGCCGTCAGTACGCCGCAGGAAGAGGGTCCAGCCGCCTCCGTGAGACAGCTGGTCGCAGGCCACCATAAAGGGGTGATCACTGTACGTGGGCACCACGATCGACATGATTTCGCTGCTCTGCGCCAAGATCGTGGGCTTGGCGCAGCTTTTCCCGTAAGGCATTGTCTCCGGCCCAGTTTTGGACAGGCAAGTGTCCAGTTTCTTGGCCAGATCATTCAACAACTCTCTATGGCACTCCTGCTCCACTCTGCGAATGGTTTGGATAGGATAAAGTATTTTCAAGCAATCCCCGCCTAGTATTTACCGCACAGCATTTATGTGATATCTCACTGAAGGAGAACTACTACGGATCGAAGACATTTCGCAGACTGTTTCTGCACTCAAGCGGGAAAAAGTACTTGTCAATAATATTGAGAATAATATTCTGAAATGCAGCATTCTGAAGGGGCTACTGTAAAGGCAAAGTGATTCGAGTGGACTGAAGCTGGAATATATGGGAAGCTGGGGCTTTCTTATCGCTACGTCCGAGTTCTGAGAGATAAGAGAAATCATGgcaaatatatatgcatatatttatatattttttataggTTATAGCTATATGTTTTCTCAGGGTTCAGAGCGCCCTTTCGTAGCCTCTTCTTGTGCTGGAATTTATTTTCCTGTattctcattttttttttggtgattCTTTTTCCTGCCTGCAGAGCCGGTCATGGCCAACATTTGCAGCTTTTGTCAGTGGCTGCAATGCCACCAAAATTTAATGCGCCACGGAGTCGgagctcctcctcccccaccaccaccgccgccgtcgccgctgaCGTGGGGCGTctctggctgcggctgcgtcTGAGGGTGTTTGGGggcaaaagcaataaattttcatGCCCACTGTcagagccgagagccgagagcgtGTTTACTTTTGTCTGACGTTGTGGGAGGGGTCCCAGGTCCCACCCACTGCCGCTGAGTGTCATATTTCTGTGGGACACATCTTACGGAAGGTATTCTCACTGGCTAATGGGAGTACGCATATTACTCTCCGGAAACGGAATAAACAATGCCCAGCGGAAGATCGAGTACTGGCGAGGGAGACTCGAATACCTTTGCTTAAGGCCTATGAATTTTTGTGAATATCTTCTGAATATTCCACTGGCATTTCATGGAGCCACAACGGAGGTCATTTTTGTGTACATTTAATAGGGTTTTTGTCCCTGAAACCTGGGAAAGCGTATTCCTCTTTCGCTCTTTCGCTTTGGCGGCAAACTCCtttcatttttcctttttatttcgTACGTACATTCGCAGTTATTTGCTTGcttgctggttttttttttttttttgttatttaacGAGCATTTTCTGTCCGTTTCATTTTTTGCAACTTTTGTAGCGTTTTACAGTCGTatgaatattaaattaaattttgtgcCCTCTTTCCATTCGAGTTGTGAAGGtgagaggggggcgggggaggggggcgtgCAGGCGGAGAATGGGAATTCAAAATGGTGGACTCCGCTTGATAATGGAAACAGCAGAAGATGCCACATGTGCCATTCATCAGGGGCGGCTATCCGCTTTTAATCAAATGCAAAGTTGACCAAAGAACCGGAACAGGGACAGGGCGGTGGCGAGAGgtgcggtggggtggggtgggctGAGGTGAGTGGACAAGGACATTCCTGACGACGGCTGACGTCTGCAGCCTCAAGATGGCCAAGTGTGCCCCTCCTTCGGGGGCCCCCAGCCTGCTCCTGTGGCCTGCATCGGCAAATGCAAAGCAGTTAGAGCCGccgcctgctggctgctgactgctgcctgctggaTGCTGACTGTGCCTGATATGGCTCACTTCAGTCATTTATCTTCTTTTACGGCTTGAAAGGGCGTGCCCGGAG from Drosophila pseudoobscura strain MV-25-SWS-2005 chromosome 4, UCI_Dpse_MV25, whole genome shotgun sequence encodes the following:
- the Cyp309a1 gene encoding probable cytochrome P450 309a1 — protein: MWTTVGLLLGAVHVAFAAVYFYLTWHHKYWQKRGVLTAEPLTILGTYPGVLADKSRSLILDVQEVYNKYKDQHRAVGTFLTRQPQLLVLDPALAHEVLVDKFSHFRDTVTSSFVGHNPDDRFVQVSPFFSAGDDWKRRRTESGGGITPNKLKMAFTIWEQSGKKLLEYIERVRQERGDIIETRDLAYRFTANTMADFIWGIDAGTLTGAVGETSPFQKTSTDWTINAFKSIIRFNKSLVAPFLRKVLQMRFFTKTAEQFYLQLTRDALRLRHSGSGSDRTDYLSHLIQLQQRGITLTDAVGHALTVLLDGYETSAAVLYHMLYTLSEHPEEQEKLRSELAEALAADEHLSYEQLNALPYLDQCLNESLRLTTPIGFFMRICTKATQLDLGQGQVADIEPGASVMIPAYQFHHDDAFYPEASLFQPDRFENGAASVLTKRGCYLPFGDGPRICLGMRVGQLSVKTAILHILSQYQVEQTTKVPMDADTGLGIFLNGDVQLKYTKLQK
- the LOC6902531 gene encoding ryncolin-2-like — its product is MLHFRILFSILLTSTFSRLSAETVCEMSSIRSSSPSVRYHINAVRVEQECHRELLNDLAKKLDTCLSKTGPETMPYGKSCAKPTILAQSSEIMSIVVPTYSDHPFMVACDQLSHGGGWTLFLRRTDGSEDFNRDWIDYKHGFGKLQNEFFLGLDKLHAMTSAEAQELLVLLEDHGAERRYQMYDNFRIGSEKEAYTLESLGLTSGNAGDALALHLGQKFTTRDRDNDRHGDNCAVTYSSAWWYNSCHDSHLAGNYGDNSYGKGILWATFKGHNYSLKGAQMMIRPRRQETTSPGVAI